The Kribbella jejuensis region GTGGATCGATGGACGACCGGGTGATCGAGTTCGTGGACCACCTGCACGAGCACTTCCTGGATCCGGTGACGATCCGGGACGGGCACTACGTGGCACCGGTACGGCCCGGGTTCGGCGCGGAGCTGGATGCCGAGACGCTGACCGATTTCCGGTACCCGGGTGGCAAGATCTGGACCGACCTCAAGGAGAACTCGTGAACGATTTCGACGGCCTGCGGGCTGTTGTCACCGGCGGTGCGTCCGGGATCGGGCTGGCCGCGGCCCGGCAGCTGGCGTCCCGCGGTGCCCAGGTGGTCGTGTTCGACCTGAAGCCCGAGGTCGACGAGCCGCTGACCGGGATCGCCGCCGACGTCACCGACGACGCCTCGATCAAGGCCGCGGTCGCCGCGGCCGCGCTGCAGCTCGGCGGGATCGACATCCTGGTGAACAACGCCGGCATCGGGGCGCAGGGTGACGTCAGCGCGAACGACGACGACGAATGGCACCGGGTGCTGGACGTGAACGTGGTCGGCGTCGCGCGGGTGACCCGGGCCGCGCTGCCGTACCTGCGGAAGTCGGCCGCGGCCGCGATCGTCAACACCTGCTCGATCGCCGCCACCGCGGGCCTGCCGAACCGTGCGGTGTACTCGGCCAGCAAGGGCGCGGTGCTCGCGCTGACGATGGCGATGGCCGCGGATCACGTACGCGAAGGGATCCGGGTGAACTGCGTCAACCCCGGTACGGCGGACACGCCGTGGGTCGGCCGCCTGCTCGACGTGGCGGCCGATCCGGCGGCGGAACGGGCCGCGCTCGAGGCCCGGCAGCCGATGGGCCGGCTGGTGTCGGCGGACGAGGTCGCCGCGGCGATCGCGTACCTGGCGAGCCCGCTGTCGGGTTCGACGACCGGGACGGCGCTCGCGGTCGACGGCGGGATGCAGAACCTGCGGCTGCCGGCGGTGAAATCGTGAAACTCTTTCCGGAAGGTCAGCGGGTCGGCCTCGGCGGTGCGCCGCTGGGCAACCTGCTCGGCGAGGTGCACGAGGGCGACGCGATCGCGACCGTGAACGCCGCCTGGGACGAGGGCTGGCGGTACTTCGACACCGCGCCGCACTACGGGCTCGGTCTCGCGGAGGAGCGGCTCGGGCTCGGGTTGCGCGGCAAGCCGCGGGACGAGTACGTGCTCTCGAGCAAGGTCGGACGCATCATCTACGAGGCGTCCGATGCTGCTGTCGACGACGAGGGTTTCGAGGTCAGTACGACGCGGCGGCGGCGCTGGGACTTCTCGCGGGACGGCGTACTGCAGAGCATCGAGGACTCGCTGCGGCGGATCGGGACGGACCGGCTGGACGTCGTGTACGTGCACGATCCGGACGACCACTACGAGGAGGCGGTCGCGACCGCGTTCCCGACGCTGATCGAGCTCCGCGACCAGGGCGTGATCGGGGCGATCGGCTCCGGTATGAACCAGACGGCGATGCTGACCCGGTTCGTCCAGGAGATCGACATCGACGTGATCATGCTGGCCGGGCGGTACTCGCTGATCGATCCTGATGCGCTGGACGACGTACTGCCCGCCTGCCTGCAGAACGACGTCCAGGTAGTTGCCGTCGGCATCTTCAACTCCGGCCTCCTCTCCCAGCCCCGCCCGGCCGCCGGCGCCACCTTCAACTACGAGCCGGCCGCGCAACCCCTCGTCGACAAGGCCAACAAGATCGCCGACATCTGCGAGTCCCACAACACCACCCTCCCCGCCGCCGCCCTGGCCTTCCCCCTGGCCCACCCAGCAGTCGCGGGCATCGCCGTCGGCTGCCGCACTGCCGACGAGGTCCACACCAACGCCACCCTCTCCCGAACCGAAGTCCCCCCCGCGGTCTGGTCCGACCTCAAGTCAGCCGGCCTACTAAGGGACGACGCACCTACTCCGTAGAGGTTGTGCGGGAGGCCAGGTGGAGGGCTAGGCGTTCGTCTGGGTTTGTGAGATCTACGCCGAGGAGGTGCTGGATCTTGGCTATGCGGGCTGATGCTGTGTTGCGGTGGATGCCTAGTACTGCGGCTGTTTCGGCCAAGGACGACTCTGTGTCCAGGTAGACGGCCAGGGTGGTGACCAGGTCGCCCGGTTGGTCCTTGATGGGGGCCAGGAGCGCCCGGGCGGCCGGCTGGAACGTGTCGGTGCGGGTCCACGCGAGCAGCAGTTGCGCCAGCCCCAGGCGGTCCACATGGAGGAAACGGCCTGTCTCGGCACGACCCCGCGCCAGGCCGGCGGCGTCGCCTGCTTCTGCGAGGGTGGTGGCGATGCCGCTCGGTCCGGGCTGGACCCGACCTACACCGACATACGTGTCCACCGTCACGAGACGACGCTGCACCCGGCGGATCGCGGCTGCTTGTTGCTGTACTTCGGTCGCGGTCGGCTCGCGTACCGCGGTGATCCACGCCGACCACCCATCGCCCTGCTCGACCACGACCGCCCGCAGACCCTCCGCGTCGAACGCCTCCACCACGTCGGTACGCCGGCCCGCGACGTCCACCTGCCCGTCCGCACCGATCCGGATCCCGGTATGCCAGCCGTCGAGCTGCCAGCCGAGGTCCACGGCCCGTCTCCTGGCCGCCTCGGACGGCTCGCCGTGCAACAGCTCCCCGAGGAGCGACGTACGCTGCCGCGCGTCCCGCTCCAGCTCGAGCCTGCGGAGCGCCAACCGCTCTCCCACAGCCGGTGCGACGACGGTCAGCACCTCGGGTACGGCGGCCACCTCAGCCGGAACCACATCGGGCAACCGCGCCACCAGCCAGCAGACAGGTCCCACGCTGAGGACCGCAACCGCCAGCAGCACAGCCCCGCTCGCAAGATCCACCCGGTACGGCG contains the following coding sequences:
- a CDS encoding aldo/keto reductase; this translates as MKLFPEGQRVGLGGAPLGNLLGEVHEGDAIATVNAAWDEGWRYFDTAPHYGLGLAEERLGLGLRGKPRDEYVLSSKVGRIIYEASDAAVDDEGFEVSTTRRRRWDFSRDGVLQSIEDSLRRIGTDRLDVVYVHDPDDHYEEAVATAFPTLIELRDQGVIGAIGSGMNQTAMLTRFVQEIDIDVIMLAGRYSLIDPDALDDVLPACLQNDVQVVAVGIFNSGLLSQPRPAAGATFNYEPAAQPLVDKANKIADICESHNTTLPAAALAFPLAHPAVAGIAVGCRTADEVHTNATLSRTEVPPAVWSDLKSAGLLRDDAPTP
- a CDS encoding SDR family NAD(P)-dependent oxidoreductase produces the protein MNDFDGLRAVVTGGASGIGLAAARQLASRGAQVVVFDLKPEVDEPLTGIAADVTDDASIKAAVAAAALQLGGIDILVNNAGIGAQGDVSANDDDEWHRVLDVNVVGVARVTRAALPYLRKSAAAAIVNTCSIAATAGLPNRAVYSASKGAVLALTMAMAADHVREGIRVNCVNPGTADTPWVGRLLDVAADPAAERAALEARQPMGRLVSADEVAAAIAYLASPLSGSTTGTALAVDGGMQNLRLPAVKS
- a CDS encoding PucR family transcriptional regulator; the encoded protein is MTTLGAMLTSPGWRDVVVLAGPAQHPAGITGSFVVLGVGAQPEGLAGRVLVVLVVEDHRDWRVDALISRAAAAGAGALLLAGTEPLGRGAELLAERLQLPVLGCPDPLAAHEYLRRVTAEPEVLRSDLVLRAVAALRRAGGDLPSVLRTTSAVLDRPVTLAGADGGTLAGDPLEPEDRAALVAAVPQVPVAWAAPYRVDLASGAVLLAVAVLSVGPVCWLVARLPDVVPAEVAAVPEVLTVVAPAVGERLALRRLELERDARQRTSLLGELLHGEPSEAARRRAVDLGWQLDGWHTGIRIGADGQVDVAGRRTDVVEAFDAEGLRAVVVEQGDGWSAWITAVREPTATEVQQQAAAIRRVQRRLVTVDTYVGVGRVQPGPSGIATTLAEAGDAAGLARGRAETGRFLHVDRLGLAQLLLAWTRTDTFQPAARALLAPIKDQPGDLVTTLAVYLDTESSLAETAAVLGIHRNTASARIAKIQHLLGVDLTNPDERLALHLASRTTSTE